In Triticum urartu cultivar G1812 chromosome 6, Tu2.1, whole genome shotgun sequence, the following proteins share a genomic window:
- the LOC125513472 gene encoding probable glycosyltransferase 2: MGQEGMGYSSGKAGGGGGGALPMTAARARGASPLSTHHRSRKISRTFNNVKITVLCGLVTILVLRGTIGLNLSLPSQPSDADALAGAKAVEDIDRILREIRSDSDPSDPTDSDLDSSSVLSNATALNSSEAAAAYAAAVGNHALGPNVSGWDEQRRRWLAQNKGFPATVPGGKPRILLVTGSQPGPCDNPLGDHYLLKSTKNKIDYCRFHDIEIVHNLAHLDNELAGYWAKLPLLRRLMLSHPEVEWIWWMDSDALFTDMAFELPLSRYDNHNLIIHGYHDLLFEKHSWIALNTGSFLFRNCQWSLDLLAAWAPMGPKGFIREEAGKILTAYLKGRPAFEADDQSALIYLLLSQKEKWMDKVYIENSYYLHGFWAGLVDKYEEMMENHHPGLGDERWPFVTHFVGCKPCGSYGDYPVDRCLKSMERAFNFADNQVLRLYGFAHKGLESPKIKRIRSQTTKPINDKENLDVKAKMSTTS; this comes from the coding sequence ATGGGGCAGGAGGGGATGGGCTACAGCAGCGGAAAGGCCGGCGGCGGTGGGGGAGGGGCCCTGCCGATGACGGCGGCGCGGGCGCGTGGGGCGTCGCCGCTCAGCACCCACCATCGGTCGCGGAAGATCAGCCGCACCTTCAACAACGTCAAGATCACCGTGCTCTGCGGCCTCGTCACCATCCTCGTCCTCCGGGGTACCATTGGGCTCAACCTCTCCCTTCCGTCCCAACCCTCCGACGCCGATGCCCTCGCAGGCGCCAAGGCCGTTGAGGACATCGACCGCATCCTCCGCGAGATCCGCTCCGACTCCGACCCCTCCGACCCCACCGACAGCGACCTCGACTCCTCCAGCGTCCTTTCCAATGCCACCGCACTCAACTCCTcggaagccgccgccgcctatgCCGCCGCCGTGGGCAACCACGCGCTCGGTCCCAACGTCTCTGGCTGGGACGAGCAGCGCCGACGGTGGCTCGCGCAGAacaagggcttcccagccactgTCCCCGGCGGCAAGCCCAGGATCCTGCTTGTCACGGGGTCGCAACCAGGCCCCTGTGACAACCCGCTTGGCGACCACTACCTGCTCAAGAGCACCAAAAACAAGATCGACTACTGCCGCTTCCACGACATTGAGATTGTTCACAACCTTGCGCACCTCGACAACGAGCTCGCTGGTTACTGGGCCAAGCTACCGCTGCTACGCCGACTTATGCTCTCCCACCCGGAGGTCGAGTGGATCTGGTGGATGGACAGTGACGCCCTATTCACCGACATGGCCTTTGAGCTGCCCCTCTCGCGCTATGACAACCATAACCTCATCATTCACGGTTATCATGATCTCCTCTTTGAGAAGCACTCTTGGATCGCGCTCAACACCGGCAGCTTCCTCTTCCGGAACTGCCAGTGGTCACTCGATCTTCTCGCTGCGTGGGCTCCTATGGGGCCCAAGGGCTTCATCCGCGAGGAAGCCGGGAAGATACTCACCGCATACCTGAAGGGCCGTCCAGCATTCGAGGCTGACGACCAGTCTGCGTTGATATACCTCTTGCTCTCGCAGAAGGAGAAGTGGATGGACAAGGTGTATATAGAGAATTCATACTACTTGCACGGTTTCTGGGCTGGGCTGGTGGACAAGTACGAGGAGATGATGGAGAACCACCATCCAGGGCTTGGGGATGAGCGGTGGCCATTCGTGACACACTTTGTCGGGTGCAAGCCATGCGGAAGCTATGGTGATTACCCAGTAGACCGGTGTCTCAAGAGTATGGAGCGGGCATTTAATTTTGCCGATAACCAGGTGCTGCGCCTGTATGGTTTCGCACACAAGGGGCTGGAAAGCCCTAAGATCAAAAGGATCAGGAGTCAGACCACAAAGCCTATTAACGACAAGGAGAACCTTGATGTGAAGGCCAAGATGTCGACCACTTCTTGA